One window from the genome of Haliaeetus albicilla chromosome 26, bHalAlb1.1, whole genome shotgun sequence encodes:
- the ST6GALNAC4 gene encoding alpha-N-acetyl-neuraminyl-2,3-beta-galactosyl-1,3-N-acetyl-galactosaminide alpha-2,6-sialyltransferase, producing MKTLVRLFLTLVCVAVLATLYVLLCSHTCLRPCCRTPGERGSPVAPDVLSFQGYSRVPDGKLLERPLCRRCAIVSSSGQMLGSRLGRAIDRQECVLRMNHAPTVGYEEDVGARSTIRVVSHTSVPLLLRNQPYFFQQSQETLYIIWGPAKKMNREKVGTTYQALLNVMETYPHLQIYTLTEEKMAYCDDIFQNETGKNRMKSGSFLSTGWFTMILAMELCEQICVFGMVSDSYCREKNHSSVPYHYFEKGRLDECRMYLMHERARRAGHRFITEKAIFSRWAKRRNIVFTHPSWAGR from the exons ATGAAGACGCTG GTCCGGCTCTTCCTAACGCTGGTGTGCGTGGCGGTGCTCGCCACGCTGTACGTCCTGCTGTGCTCCCACACCTGCCTGAGGCCCTGCTGCCGGACCCCGGGGGAGAGGGGCAGCCCCGTGGCACCCGACGTCCTCAGCTTCCAGGGGTACAGCCGCGTCCCCGACGGGAAG CTGCTGGAGCGACCGCTGTGCCGCCGCTGCGCCATCGTTTCCAGCTCGGGGCAGATGCTGGGCTCGCGCCTGGGACGGGCCATCGACCGGCAGGAGTGCGTCCTGCGCATGAACCATGCCCCCACCGTCGGCTACGAGGAGGATGTGGGGGCACGGAGCACCATCCGGGTGGTGTCACACACCAGCGTCCCGCTGCTGCTGAGGAACCAGCCTTACTTCTTCCAGCAGTCCCAGGAGACCCTCTACATCATCTGGGGGCCAGCAAAGAAGATGAACCGGGAGAAGGTGGGCACCACCTACCAGGCGCTGCTGAATGTGATGGAGACGTACCCCCACCTGCAGATCTACACCCTGACCGAGGAGAAGATGGCGTATTGTGACGACATCTTCCAGAACGAGACAGGGAAGAACAG GATGAAGTCCGGCTCCTTCCTAAGCACGGGCTGGTTCACCATGATCCTGGCCATGGAGCTGTGCGAGCAGATCTGCGTCTTCGGCATGGTCAGCGACAGCTACTGCAG GGAGAAGAACCACTCGAGTGTGCCCTACCACTACTTTGAGAAGGGCCGGCTGGACGAGTGCAGGATGTACCTGATGCACGAGCGAGCCCGCCGTGCCGGGCACCGCTTCATCACCGAGAAAGCCATCTTCTCCCGCTGGGCCAAGAGGAGGAACATCGTCTTCACCCACCCTTCCTGGGCAGGCAGGTAG
- the ST6GALNAC6 gene encoding alpha-N-acetylgalactosaminide alpha-2,6-sialyltransferase 6 isoform X2, with translation MWPCARHRVRHHVLLLALAGSAAASLPSPPPSSATRTGALGVGTGQAAGAGTTLTYPVGAARRGEGGARTPAGSPHPGRAALGPPRALPGPGRRAAPGAPCARGGGGGGPGSGGGGGGGGIGIGIAAHCGAAGGPGAFPPGPFSRCGGRNGSVAGRRSGPRPAAPSSDVTPGESPWPWSPEGPGSPPKPTGRRRRGRIPPRRSQPAADESPPPRCSRDAGDCCALRLAQRHEWQHAPAAGARSSPTAACGAEPAGPPTSRSGG, from the exons ATGTGGCCCTGCGCCCGGCACCGGGTCAGGCACCACGTGCTGCTCCTGGCACtggcgggcagcgctgccgcttccctcccctcccctccccccagctCCGCTACCCGCACCGGTGCCCTCGGGGTTGGGACGGGCCAGGCCGCAGGAGCGGGAACAACCCTGACCTACCCCGTCGGGGCCGCCCGACGCGGGGAGGGCGGCGCTAGGACCCCCGCGGGCTCTCCCCAtcccgggcgggcggcgctaGGACCCCCGCGGGcgctccccggccccgggcGGCGCGCGGCTCCCGGGGCTCCGTgcgcgcgcggcggcggcggcggcggccccgggtcgggcggcggcggcggcggcggcggcatcGGCATCGGCATCGCGGCGCACTGCGGAGCGGCCGGTGGACCCGGTGCTTTCCCTCCGGGCCCGTTTAGCCGGTGCGGGGGACGGAACGGTTCCGTGGCCGGCCGGAGGAGCGGTCCCCGCCCCGCGGCTCCG AGCAGCGATGTGACCCCCGGGGAGTCGCCATGGCCGTGGTCGCCGGAGGGGCCTGGCAGCCCCCCGAAGCCCACGGGGCGAAGGAGGAGAGGACGGATCCCCCCGCGCCGCTCCCAGCCCGCTGCAGATGAGAGCCCCCCGCCCAG GTGCTCGCGGGACGCCGGCGATTGCTGTGCGCTGAGGCTGGCACAAAGACATGAGTGGCAGCACG CTCCGGCAGCGGGAGCGAGGTCTTCCCCTACAGCCGCCTGCGGGGCAGAGCCCGCCGGCCCCCCGACCTCAAGAAGTGGGGGGTGA
- the ST6GALNAC6 gene encoding alpha-N-acetylgalactosaminide alpha-2,6-sialyltransferase 6 isoform X1, translated as MSGSTSQRAAALGVLFALIMLLIIYSSGSGSEVFPYSRLRGRARRPPDLKKWGVKSGYLPVCGNKTLTARCHQCVIVTSSSHLLGTHLGTAIDGAECTIRMNDAPTTGYEVDVGNKTSFRVVAHSSLYRVLKRPQEFVNKTPETIFIFWGPPAKMQKGLLKIIQRVSASFPNMTAYVVSPSRMKQFDDLFRGETGKDREKSRSWLSTGWFTMVIAVELCDAVHVYGMVPPNYCGRRPPPRRLPYHYYEPKGPDECTTYIHNERSRKGNHHRFITEKRVFASWAGLYNITFSHPTWP; from the exons ATGAGTGGCAGCACG AGCCAGCGCGCCGCCGCCCTGGGGGTCCTCTTTGCCCTGATCATGTTGCTGATCATCTACAGCTCCGGCAGCGGGAGCGAGGTCTTCCCCTACAGCCGCCTGCGGGGCAGAGCCCGCCGGCCCCCCGACCTCAAGAAGTGGGGGGTGAAAAGCGGGTACCTGCCCGTCTGCGGGAACAAG ACCCTGACTGCCCGCTGCCACCAGTGTGTCATCGTCACCAGCTCCAGCCACCTTCTGGGCACCCACCTGGGCACGGCCATCGACGGGGCCGAGTGCACCATCCGCATGAACGACGCTCCCACCACCGGCTACGAGGTCGATGTGGGCAATAAGACCAGCTTCCGCGTGGTGGCCCACTCCAGCCTCTACCGCGTCCTCAAGCGGCCCCAGGAGTTCGTCAACAAGACCCCGGAGACCATTTTCATCTTCTGGGGGCCGCCTGCCAAGATGCAGAAGGGCCTCCTGAAAATCATCCAGCGCGTCAGCGCCTCCTTCCCCAACATGACGGCCTACGTTGTCTCCCCCAGCCGCATGAAGCAGTTTGATGACCTGTTTCGGGGGGAGACGGGGAAGGACAG gGAGAAGTCACGCTCGTGGCTCAGCACCGGCTGGTTCACCATGGTGATCGCGGTGGAGCTGTGTGATGCTGTCCACGTCTACGGCATGGTGCCACCCAACTACTGCGG ccgccggcccccgccccgccgcctgcCCTACCACTACTACGAGCCGAAGGGCCCCGACGAGTGCACAACCTACATCCACAACGAGCGGAGCCGCAAGGGCAACCACCATCGCTTCATCACCGAGAAGCGGGTCTTCGCCAGCTGGGCCGGCCTCTACAACATCAccttctcccaccccacctGGCCCTAg
- the AK1 gene encoding adenylate kinase isoenzyme 1 isoform X3, with product MHRGASDLYIAVKRAGQDSRQLPAPHPEPEVLLCLVCGSMSTEKLKHHKIIFVVGGPGSGKGTQCEKIVQKYGYTHLSTGDLLRAEVSSGSDRGKKLQAIMEKGELVPLDTVLDMLRDAMVAKADVSKGFLIDGYPREVKQGEEFEKKIAPPTLLLYVDAGKETMVKRLLKRGETSGRVDDNEETIKKRLETYYKATEPVIAFYKSRGIVRQLNAEGSVEEVFQQVCSHLDSL from the exons aTGCACCGCGGCGCCAGCGATCTATATATAGCGGTAAAAAGAGCCGGGCAGgacagcaggcagctgcccgccCCGCACCCAGAG CCTGAAGTGCTCCTGTGCCTGGTCTGCGGCAGCATGTCGACAG aaAAACTCAAGCACCACAAAATCATCTTCGTGGTGG GTGGCCCCGGCTCGGGGAAAGGGACCCAGTGTGAAAAGATCGTGCAGAAGTATGGCTACACCCACCTCTCCACGGGGGACCTGCTGCGGGCAGAGGTCAGCTCAGGCTCAGATCGGGGCAAGAAGCTGCAGGCCATCATGGAGAAGGGCGAGCTGGTGCCCCTG gacaCGGTGCTGGACATGCTGCGGGACGCCATGGTGGCCAAAGCGGATGTGTCCAAGGGCTTCCTCATTGACGGCTACCCCCGCGAGGTGAAGCAGGGAGAGGAGTTTGAGAAGAAG ATCGCCCCCCCCACACTGCTGCTCTACGTGGACGCAGGGAAGGAGACGATGGTGAAACGCCTGCTGAAGCGAGGTGAGACCAGCGGGCGGGTGGACGACAATGAGGAGACCATCAAGAAGCGTTTGGAGACCTACTACAAGGCCACCGAGCCTGTCATTGCCTTCTACAAGAGCAGAGGCATCGTCCGCCAG CTCAACGCCGAGGGCTCTGTGGAGGAGGTTTTCCAGCAAGTCTGCTCCCACCTCGACAGCCTGTAG
- the AK1 gene encoding adenylate kinase isoenzyme 1 isoform X2, whose amino-acid sequence MHRGASDLYIAVKRAGQDSRQLPAPHPEVSVPPPHTPPAPASPEVLLCLVCGSMSTEKLKHHKIIFVVGGPGSGKGTQCEKIVQKYGYTHLSTGDLLRAEVSSGSDRGKKLQAIMEKGELVPLDTVLDMLRDAMVAKADVSKGFLIDGYPREVKQGEEFEKKIAPPTLLLYVDAGKETMVKRLLKRGETSGRVDDNEETIKKRLETYYKATEPVIAFYKSRGIVRQLNAEGSVEEVFQQVCSHLDSL is encoded by the exons aTGCACCGCGGCGCCAGCGATCTATATATAGCGGTAAAAAGAGCCGGGCAGgacagcaggcagctgcccgccCCGCACCCAGAGGTCagtgtcccccccccacacacaccaccAGCCCCCGCCTCG CCTGAAGTGCTCCTGTGCCTGGTCTGCGGCAGCATGTCGACAG aaAAACTCAAGCACCACAAAATCATCTTCGTGGTGG GTGGCCCCGGCTCGGGGAAAGGGACCCAGTGTGAAAAGATCGTGCAGAAGTATGGCTACACCCACCTCTCCACGGGGGACCTGCTGCGGGCAGAGGTCAGCTCAGGCTCAGATCGGGGCAAGAAGCTGCAGGCCATCATGGAGAAGGGCGAGCTGGTGCCCCTG gacaCGGTGCTGGACATGCTGCGGGACGCCATGGTGGCCAAAGCGGATGTGTCCAAGGGCTTCCTCATTGACGGCTACCCCCGCGAGGTGAAGCAGGGAGAGGAGTTTGAGAAGAAG ATCGCCCCCCCCACACTGCTGCTCTACGTGGACGCAGGGAAGGAGACGATGGTGAAACGCCTGCTGAAGCGAGGTGAGACCAGCGGGCGGGTGGACGACAATGAGGAGACCATCAAGAAGCGTTTGGAGACCTACTACAAGGCCACCGAGCCTGTCATTGCCTTCTACAAGAGCAGAGGCATCGTCCGCCAG CTCAACGCCGAGGGCTCTGTGGAGGAGGTTTTCCAGCAAGTCTGCTCCCACCTCGACAGCCTGTAG
- the AK1 gene encoding adenylate kinase isoenzyme 1 isoform X1, which produces MLPASLGVLVTLVNPSWFPAARRHPRHGDVVRAREEAGNVTARHPAWGSPHRSRMGRVAAGSQPEVLLCLVCGSMSTEKLKHHKIIFVVGGPGSGKGTQCEKIVQKYGYTHLSTGDLLRAEVSSGSDRGKKLQAIMEKGELVPLDTVLDMLRDAMVAKADVSKGFLIDGYPREVKQGEEFEKKIAPPTLLLYVDAGKETMVKRLLKRGETSGRVDDNEETIKKRLETYYKATEPVIAFYKSRGIVRQLNAEGSVEEVFQQVCSHLDSL; this is translated from the exons ATGCTGCCTGCATCACTTGGTGTCCTGGTGACACTGGTCAACCCAAGCTGGTTTCCAGCTGCCAGGCGGCACCCCAGGCACGGGGATGTGGTCAGGGCACGGGAGGAAGCCGGTAACGTCACCGCGCGTCACCCGGCATGGGGAAGCCCTCACCGCAGCCGGATGGGGCGGGTGGCTGCCGGGAGCCAG CCTGAAGTGCTCCTGTGCCTGGTCTGCGGCAGCATGTCGACAG aaAAACTCAAGCACCACAAAATCATCTTCGTGGTGG GTGGCCCCGGCTCGGGGAAAGGGACCCAGTGTGAAAAGATCGTGCAGAAGTATGGCTACACCCACCTCTCCACGGGGGACCTGCTGCGGGCAGAGGTCAGCTCAGGCTCAGATCGGGGCAAGAAGCTGCAGGCCATCATGGAGAAGGGCGAGCTGGTGCCCCTG gacaCGGTGCTGGACATGCTGCGGGACGCCATGGTGGCCAAAGCGGATGTGTCCAAGGGCTTCCTCATTGACGGCTACCCCCGCGAGGTGAAGCAGGGAGAGGAGTTTGAGAAGAAG ATCGCCCCCCCCACACTGCTGCTCTACGTGGACGCAGGGAAGGAGACGATGGTGAAACGCCTGCTGAAGCGAGGTGAGACCAGCGGGCGGGTGGACGACAATGAGGAGACCATCAAGAAGCGTTTGGAGACCTACTACAAGGCCACCGAGCCTGTCATTGCCTTCTACAAGAGCAGAGGCATCGTCCGCCAG CTCAACGCCGAGGGCTCTGTGGAGGAGGTTTTCCAGCAAGTCTGCTCCCACCTCGACAGCCTGTAG